Proteins co-encoded in one Strix uralensis isolate ZFMK-TIS-50842 chromosome 2, bStrUra1, whole genome shotgun sequence genomic window:
- the TXLNG gene encoding gamma-taxilin isoform X2, with amino-acid sequence MLVGGAMEEAGSQEMGMNNQDQLVNSKCNEFSDTVLQHAQSNCYGLENTGTLEETGYITKNRKYPGSMCCSQESREETPGREEARTDPPDGQQDPESEKHKEKTLGKEVLLLMQALNTLSTPEEKLAALCKKYADLLEESRNVQKQMKILQKKQAQVVKEKVHLQSEHSKAILARSKLESLCRELQRHNKTLKEENMQQAREEEERRKEATAHFQITLNEIQAQLEQHDIHNAKLRQENIELGEKLKKLIEQYALREEHIDKVFKHKELQQQLVDAKLQQTTQLIKEAEEKHQREREFLLKEATESRHKCEQMKQQEAQLKQQLSLYMDKFEEFQTTMAKSNELFTTFRQEMEKMTKKIKKLEKETIVWRTKWENNNKALLQMAEEKTVRDKEYKGFQIKLERLEKLCRALQTERNELNEKVEVLKEQVSLREADVDLAVQVLQSCTLNSHEELGTPTDTEPGIQPDVESCAANSSEKTVSTSPVPGTESVD; translated from the exons ATG CTGGTTGGTGGTGCAATGGAAGAAGCTGGATCTCAGGAGATGGGAATGAATAACCAGGATCAGCTGGTGAACAGCAAGTGCAATGAATTCTCTGATACAGTGTTGCAGCATGCACAGTCCAACTGTTATGGCCTGGAAAATACGGGCACATTGGAAGAAACTGGGTACATCACAAAGAACAGAAAGTATCCGGGGTCCATGTGCTGCTCTCAAGAGTCTCGTGAGGAGACTCCTGGGAGAGAAGAGGCACGTACTGATCCACCTGATGGCCAGCAAGATCCAGAGAGTgaaaaacacaaagagaaaacttTGG GAAAAGAAGTGCTATTATTAATGCAAGCCTTGAACACACTTTCTACTCCAGAGGAAAAGCTGGCAGCTTTGTGCAAGAAGTATGCTGATCTG TTGGAGGAAAGCCGGAATGTTCAAAAGCAGATGAAGATACTGCAGAAGAAGCAAGCACAAGTTGTAAAGGAGAAGGTCCACTTGCAGAGTGAGCATAGCAAGGCCATTTTGGCACGTAGCAAACTGGAATCCCTCTGTCGGGAGCTTCAGCGTCACAACAAGACTTTGAAG gaagaaaacatgcaGCAAGCACGTGAAGAAGAAGAAAGGCGCAAAGAAGCAACTGCGCACTTCCAGATTACGCTGAATGAAATTCAGGCTCAACTGGAACAGCATGATATACATAATGCCAAGCTCCGTCAGGAAAATATTGAACTGGgggaaaaactgaagaaactcATTGAGCAGTATGCATTGCGAGAAGAG catATTGATAAAGTGTTCAAACATAAAGAACTGCAGCAGCAACTTGTGGATGCCAAACTTCAGCAAACTACCCAACTTAttaaagaagcagaggaaaaacacCAGCGAGAAAGGGAGTTT CTTCTAAAAGAAGCTACGGAGTCCAGACACAAATGTGAACAGATGAAGCAACAGGAAGCTCAGCTGAAGCAGCAG CTTTCTCTTTATATGGATAAGTTTGAAGAATTCCAGACCACCATGGCAAAAAGTAATGAACTCTTTACAACCTTCAGGCAGGAAATGGAGAAG ATGACTAAGAAGATTaagaaactggaaaaggaaacCATAGTGTGGCGTACAAAATGGGAAAACAACAACAAGGCTCTTCTGCAAATGGCTGAAGAG aaaacagtaagagaTAAAGAATACAAGGGCTTTCAAATAAAACTGGAGCGTTTGGAGAAGCTATGCAGGGCCCTTCAGACAGAAAGGAACGAGCTGAATGAGAAGGTGGAAGTCCTTAAGGAGCAGGTTTCTCTCAGAGAAGCAGATGTGGATCTAGCTGTGCAGGTGTTGCAGTCCTGCACGCTCAATTCCCACGAGGAGCTGGGAACTCCCACTGACACGGAACCAGGAATCCAGCCCGATGTGGAATCATGTGCAGCAAATAGCTCTGAAAAGACTGTCTCAACAAGTCCTGTTCCTGGCACTGAATCTGTAGACTAA
- the TXLNG gene encoding gamma-taxilin isoform X1 — MATRGAEAARGGGSGGGSAAAGRSRLQSQSGAEEAAAPSGSPELVGGAMEEAGSQEMGMNNQDQLVNSKCNEFSDTVLQHAQSNCYGLENTGTLEETGYITKNRKYPGSMCCSQESREETPGREEARTDPPDGQQDPESEKHKEKTLGKEVLLLMQALNTLSTPEEKLAALCKKYADLLEESRNVQKQMKILQKKQAQVVKEKVHLQSEHSKAILARSKLESLCRELQRHNKTLKEENMQQAREEEERRKEATAHFQITLNEIQAQLEQHDIHNAKLRQENIELGEKLKKLIEQYALREEHIDKVFKHKELQQQLVDAKLQQTTQLIKEAEEKHQREREFLLKEATESRHKCEQMKQQEAQLKQQLSLYMDKFEEFQTTMAKSNELFTTFRQEMEKMTKKIKKLEKETIVWRTKWENNNKALLQMAEEKTVRDKEYKGFQIKLERLEKLCRALQTERNELNEKVEVLKEQVSLREADVDLAVQVLQSCTLNSHEELGTPTDTEPGIQPDVESCAANSSEKTVSTSPVPGTESVD; from the exons ATGGCGACGCGCGGAGCGGAGGCAGCGCGCGGaggaggcagcggcggcggcagcgcggcggcgggacGTAGCCGGCTCCAGAGCCAGAGCGgcgcggaggaggcggcggccccgAGCGGCAGCCCGGAG CTGGTTGGTGGTGCAATGGAAGAAGCTGGATCTCAGGAGATGGGAATGAATAACCAGGATCAGCTGGTGAACAGCAAGTGCAATGAATTCTCTGATACAGTGTTGCAGCATGCACAGTCCAACTGTTATGGCCTGGAAAATACGGGCACATTGGAAGAAACTGGGTACATCACAAAGAACAGAAAGTATCCGGGGTCCATGTGCTGCTCTCAAGAGTCTCGTGAGGAGACTCCTGGGAGAGAAGAGGCACGTACTGATCCACCTGATGGCCAGCAAGATCCAGAGAGTgaaaaacacaaagagaaaacttTGG GAAAAGAAGTGCTATTATTAATGCAAGCCTTGAACACACTTTCTACTCCAGAGGAAAAGCTGGCAGCTTTGTGCAAGAAGTATGCTGATCTG TTGGAGGAAAGCCGGAATGTTCAAAAGCAGATGAAGATACTGCAGAAGAAGCAAGCACAAGTTGTAAAGGAGAAGGTCCACTTGCAGAGTGAGCATAGCAAGGCCATTTTGGCACGTAGCAAACTGGAATCCCTCTGTCGGGAGCTTCAGCGTCACAACAAGACTTTGAAG gaagaaaacatgcaGCAAGCACGTGAAGAAGAAGAAAGGCGCAAAGAAGCAACTGCGCACTTCCAGATTACGCTGAATGAAATTCAGGCTCAACTGGAACAGCATGATATACATAATGCCAAGCTCCGTCAGGAAAATATTGAACTGGgggaaaaactgaagaaactcATTGAGCAGTATGCATTGCGAGAAGAG catATTGATAAAGTGTTCAAACATAAAGAACTGCAGCAGCAACTTGTGGATGCCAAACTTCAGCAAACTACCCAACTTAttaaagaagcagaggaaaaacacCAGCGAGAAAGGGAGTTT CTTCTAAAAGAAGCTACGGAGTCCAGACACAAATGTGAACAGATGAAGCAACAGGAAGCTCAGCTGAAGCAGCAG CTTTCTCTTTATATGGATAAGTTTGAAGAATTCCAGACCACCATGGCAAAAAGTAATGAACTCTTTACAACCTTCAGGCAGGAAATGGAGAAG ATGACTAAGAAGATTaagaaactggaaaaggaaacCATAGTGTGGCGTACAAAATGGGAAAACAACAACAAGGCTCTTCTGCAAATGGCTGAAGAG aaaacagtaagagaTAAAGAATACAAGGGCTTTCAAATAAAACTGGAGCGTTTGGAGAAGCTATGCAGGGCCCTTCAGACAGAAAGGAACGAGCTGAATGAGAAGGTGGAAGTCCTTAAGGAGCAGGTTTCTCTCAGAGAAGCAGATGTGGATCTAGCTGTGCAGGTGTTGCAGTCCTGCACGCTCAATTCCCACGAGGAGCTGGGAACTCCCACTGACACGGAACCAGGAATCCAGCCCGATGTGGAATCATGTGCAGCAAATAGCTCTGAAAAGACTGTCTCAACAAGTCCTGTTCCTGGCACTGAATCTGTAGACTAA